The Triticum aestivum cultivar Chinese Spring chromosome 3A, IWGSC CS RefSeq v2.1, whole genome shotgun sequence genome includes a region encoding these proteins:
- the LOC123056592 gene encoding uncharacterized protein produces MPAAVARARASIHMPTRVRRAKEASARSRRRRRGSSPAALSSPLEDDDLLWEILLRLPPQPSSLPRASAVCKRWRCAATDPRFHRRFFQHHRKPPLGFFEQRVDGVVFKPVLDPPDRIPPQRFDVRLHGIDSGRGTGVKLLGCRHGRLLIIRSLQQEIIVIAPITGEEHRVQVPPEFKSGCYVNGAVLCAAADHNHVHGSCHSSPFKVVLLSMGRYLIGPPIALARVYYSETGIWGDLISTPTPCQLHDTGTHGSLVGNALYWSCDDYIFQFDLEGQSLALIKAPRTINDARDCFDMREVIEIMDGAVGLAILSHYYYNIQMWQRKVNCQGVAKWVLWKTIDMHNIHGIPHGFEGERPELCRLRYVEDTDDIFLHVGTSVYVVQLKSMQSKKLCEAHYVNRYYSFKSFYMPGTTIVGGCDGSHT; encoded by the exons ATGCCCGCCGCCGTAGCACGCGCACGCGCCTCCATCCACATGCCCACGCGGGTGAGGCGGGCCAAGGAGGCATCCGCCCgcagtcgtcgtcgccgccgcggcagctcGCCGGCGGCGCTGTCCTCGCCGCTTGAGGACGACGATCTCCTGtgggagatcctcctccgcctcccgccgcagcCCTCCTCCCTTCCACGCGCCTCCGCCGTCTGCAAGCGGTGGCGATGCGCGGCCACCGACCCCAGGTTCCACCGCCGCTTCTTTCAACACCACCGGAAGCCGCCCCTCGGTTTCTTCGAGCAGAGAGTCGATGGTGTCGTCTTCAAACCTGTCCTGGACCCTCCCGACCGCATCCCTCCTCAGCGCTTCGACGTGCGACTCCACGGCATTGACAGTGGCCGTGGCACGGGGGTCAAACTGCTGGGGTGCCGCCACGGTCGCCTCCTCATCATACGCTCGCTGCAGCAAGAGATTATTGTCATTGCCCCCATCACGGGCGAGGAGCACCGCGTGCAAGTTCCGCCTGAGTTCAAGAGCGGCTGCTACGTCAATGGGGCGGTGCTCTGCGCTGCTGCCGACCACAACCATGTGCACGGAAGCTGCCACTCGAGCCCATTCAAGGTGGTCTTGCTGTCCATGGGCAGATACCTTATTGGTCCACCGATTGCCTTAGCACGTGTTTACTACTCGGAGACTGGCATATGGGGTGACCTCATCTCAACACCGACTCCATGTCAGCTTCATGATACTGGTACACATGGGTCATTAGTTGGTAATGCACTTTACTGGTCGTGCGACGATTACATTTTTCAGTTTGATTTGGAAGGTCAGAGCCTAGCTTTGATCAAAGCTCCTCGCACTATAAATGATGCCCGCGACTGCTTTGACATGCGTGAGGTTATCGAGATCATGGATGGCGCTGTTGGTCTTGCCATATTGTCTCACTATTACTATAACATTCAAATGTGGCAAAGGAAGGTTAATTGTCAGGGTGTTGCCAAATGGGTGCTCTGGAAGACCATTGATATGCATAACATTCATGGGATCCCCCATGGGTTTGAAGGAGAGAGGCCAGAGTTATGTAGACTGAGATATGTTGAGGATACTGATGATATATTTCTCCATGTGGGCACCAGTGTCTATGTGGTTCAACTTAAGTCAATGCAATCTAAGAAACTTTGTGAAGCCCATTATGTTAATCGCTATTATTCTTTCAAGAGTTTCTATATGCCAG GCACAACCATTGTTGGTGGATGTGATGGATCCCATACATAG